The Nitrospirota bacterium sequence AAAGACGGACATTTGTAAGATACCTCATAAGGCCCGAGACTGACAAGGAGGCTTACCATGCCCCCTCCGGGTTCCCCTGTCTGAGGACGCTGGGCGATTACCATATCTTTTCCAACAGTATCTGAATGTACCCTGCTGACCCTGCCTGTCCTGAGCCCTGCCTTAGACAGAATGAGCTCTGCCTTATCGAGAGGCTCTCCTTCAACAGCCGGCATTGAAGCCACCACTGGCCCCTTACTTAAAAATACTCTGATATTTCTGCCTTCCTTTACCTTCTGACCTGGTAGTATATCCTGCCTTGCAATATA is a genomic window containing:
- a CDS encoding PASTA domain-containing protein — protein: MPAVEGEPLDKAELILSKAGLRTGRVSRVHSDTVGKDMVIAQRPQTGEPGGGMVSLLVSLGPYEVSYKCPSFTDRSLEDARALAQRLGLRLSEKGKGDKILSQKPNAGSVIKKGATVEVTIGEETKEW